A genomic window from Glycine soja cultivar W05 chromosome 10, ASM419377v2, whole genome shotgun sequence includes:
- the LOC114372043 gene encoding uncharacterized protein LOC114372043 gives MTETSMRAGNADVYGFLEPQSIQRFGQSQFESESYIKNWMQKSKRDVYLAAYLNGAHWQMVIILAKENVVIWFFSLHNKPDNYLKGIINSALKGLDDTPQSK, from the exons atgactgagacaagtatgcgagcagggaatgccgatgtgtatggattccttgagccacagtCCATACAGAGATTTGGGCAATcccaatttgaatcagaaagttataTTAAGAATTGGATGCAGAAATCAAAGAGGGATGTGTACCTAGcagcctacttgaatgg tgcacattggcaaatggtcatCATATTGgctaaggaaaatgttgtcatctggttttTTTCGTTGCATAAtaagccagacaactacctcaaaggaataattaacag tgctttgaaaggacttgacgatactccacaaagtaaa